Within the Streptomyces sp. NBC_00353 genome, the region CGGTCTGCCTGACCACCTCGAGGCCGACCGGGCGTGAGGCGGGGCACAGGGCGGAGGAACGCGCCGGAGGCGCGCTGAGCGGCGCGGGGCCGGGGGCTCAGTCCCCGCACCGCCCCTCCACGTTCACGACGTCGGCCAGCCCCACCAGCTCCAGCAGGTTCCGCAGTTCGGGCGGCACATTGCGCAGCCGCAGCCGTCTGCCGCCCGCCCGTCGCGCGACAAGCCCCAGCCGCGCTATCGCCTCGACCAGGACCAGATCCGCCTGTACGACCCCGCCCAGGTCGCAGTCCACCCCGGCGTCCGGGTCGCGGACCCCGCCCTCGGGGTCGTACAGCAGGGACTCCAGCTCGGCGCAGAGCGCCGGCACGTCGGGCCCGGTGACGCGACCGGCGATGACCAGAGCCTTCGGGGTCATGGGATCCACACGAAGGAGACCGCCGCAACGGCCGGAACTCATCGCTGCGCGACGCGGCTTCTCAACTGACCGGGAAGATCCCGGTGTCCAGATCCAGCCGGAACGGCTCCGGCAAGGTCAGCTTCTCCCCGTACTCGACCGCGTCCAGGACCCGGTAGGTGCCATCGCCGGGTTCGCCGTACAGGGTGGCGGTCGGGCGGCCGGAGTGCCACGGGTCGAGCAGCAGGAACAGCTCGACACCCGCCTTCGCGTAGCCGTGCGCCTTGCCGATGCGGTCGTGGTTGGCATTGTCCCGAGAGGTGATCTCGACAACGAGCCGGGCCTCTTCCGCCGGTACGCGGTTGCCCGGCCCGGTCGCCACGGCGCGCGGCAGGACAACGAGATCGGGGATGTACAGCCCGGCCCGTCCCGGCACCGAGACAGCGAGGGTCTGGAAGATCTCCCAATCCTCCGGAATCACGGAGTAGAGCCTGCGCTGCAGCAGCGCCGCAGTGAGATTGTGGTCCTTGGACGGCGGTGGCGACACGGTGACGATCCCCTCGATGATCTCCACCTTGCAGCCCTCGGGTGCGTCCGTCTCCTCCCAGATCCGGACGAGGTCGTCCCAGCCGTGGCCGCTGCCCGGCGCAGGGTCGACGGTGAGTGCGCCCATGGCGGTCTCCTCTATCGGTGCGTCACCGAGTCCAGCATGCCGAACGGGACCGGCAGCAGTCCACCGGTCCCGTTCACCCGCACGGGTAAGCCGCAGGTCAGGCGATACGTTCCCGCACCACCGGGGTGGCGGTGAACTCCGTGCCGGCCGGGGCGATGTCGAACGACCCGGGCAGGGCCTTCAGCGCGTACTCGAACTTCTCCGGGGTGTCCGTGTGCAGTGTCAGCAGCCGCTGGCCCTTGGTCACCGTGTCGCCCGGCTTGGCGTGCATTTCGATGCCCGCGCCCGCCTGCACCGGGTCCTCCTTGCGGGCCCGGCCCGCGCCGAGGCGCCAGGCGGCGACGCCGATGTCGTACGCGTCGAGACGGGTCAGTACGCCGGAGGTGTGGGCCGCCACCACGTGCTGCTCGCGGGCGACCGGGAGCGTGGCGTCCGGGTCACCGCCCTGGGCGGAGATCATCCGGCGCCAGACGTCCATCGCGGAGCCGTCGGCCAGGGCCTTCTCCGGGTCGGCGTCCTTGAGTCCGGCCGCGTCGAGCATCTCGCGGGCCAGGGCGAGGGTGAGGTCGATGACGTCCTTGGGGCCGCCGCCGGCCAGGACCTCGACCGACTCACGGACCTCCAGGGCGTTGCCCGCGGTCAGGCCGAGCGGGGTGGCCATGTCGGTGAGGAGCGCGACCGTCCGCACGCCACTGTCGGTGCCCAGCGCGACCATGGTGGAGGCCAGTTCACGGGCGTCCTCGATGGTCTTCATGAAGGCGCCGGAGCCGACCTTGACGTCCAGGACCAGCGCGCCGGTGCCCTCGGCGATCTTCTTGGACATGATCGAGCTGGCGATCAGCGGGATGGCCTCGACGGTGCCGGTGACATCGCGGAGCGCGTACAGCTTCTTGTCGGCGGGGGCCAGACCGTCACCGGCGGCGCAGATCACGGCGCCGGTGGTGTCCAGGACGTCGAGCATCTCGGCGTTCGAGAGGTGGGCGCGCCAGCCGGGGATGGACTCCAGCTTGTCGAGAGTGCCGCCGGTGTGGCCGAGACCGCGGCCGCTGAGCTGCGGCACCGCGGCTCCACAGGCCGCGACCAGCGGGGCGAGCGGCAGGGTGATCTTGTCGCCGACGCCGCCGGTGGAGTGCTTGTCGGTGGTGGGGCGGGAGAGCGAGTCGAAGTTCATCCGCTCGCCGGAGGCGATCATTGCGGCGGTCCAGCGGGCGATCTCCGTACGGTTCATACCGTTCAGCAGGATCGCCATGGCCAGTGCGGACATCTGCTCGTCGGCGACCTCGCCGCGGGTGTAGGCGTCGATGACCCAGTCGATCTGCTCGGGGGTCAGCTCGCCCCGGTCGCGCTTGGTGCGGATGACGGAGATGGCGTCCATGTCCTGGGAGTCCTTCCGGCCGGTACGTACGCAGGAGTCCCGAATGACTCTACGCGCATAGAGGGTGGATAAGGGTGTGGCCCTCCCAACGGGCGGGAGGGCCACAGCAGTTCTACTTCAGATGGTCCGGGCCGAAGGCCTGCGGCAGCATCTCGTCGAGCGTGCGGAGGCCGTCCGGGGTCTCCAGGACGAGCTCGGGTCCGCCGAACTCGTACAGCAGCTGCCGGCACCTGCCGCACGGGACCAGGATCTCGCCCGCCCCGTCCACACAGGTGAAGTGGGTCAGCCGGCCGCCGCCGGTGGCGTTGAGCTGCGAGACCAGGCCGCACTCGGCGCACAGGCTCAGTCCGTACGAGGCGTTCTCGACGTTGCAGCCGACCACCGTGCGGCCGTCGTCGACGCGCGCCGCGACGCCTACCGGATAGCCCGAGTAGGGGGCGTACGCCCGGGACATGGCGTCCCGGGCGGCGACGCGCAGGGCGTCCCAGTCGACGTCGGCGGCCGCGGTCACTTGCCCTGGCCCTTCCGGTACCGCATGCCGTCCGCCTTCGGCATCCGCAGCCGCTGCGCGGAGAGCGAGAGGACGAGCAGCGTGACGATGTACGGGGTGGCGCTCACGAACTCGGTGGGCACCGTGTCCGTGGCGAGGTACCACACCAGCACGGCGGCGGCGACGACGGCGCTGGCCACGCCCTGGACGAAGCTCTTGCGGTAGAGCTTCAAGGCGGCGAGCGCGGCCAGCACGACGAACAGCAGGAGCAGCAGCGCGTGGACGGACTCGCCGCCGTTGCGCAGCTGGAGCGCGTCGGCGAAGCCGAACAGGCCCGCACCCATGGCGAGTCCGCCGGGCCGCCAGTTACCGAAGATCATCGCGGCGAGACCGATGTATCCGCGTCCGCCGGTCTGGCCCTCGTTGTAGATGTGCGAGGTCACCAGGGAGAGGAAGGCACCGCCGAGTCCGGCCATGCCGCCCGAGATGATCACCGCGATGTACTTGTAGCGGTAGACGTTCACGCCGAGCGATTCGGCGGCGACCGGGTTCTCGCCGCAGGAGCGCAGCCGCAGCCCGAACGAGGTCTTCCACAGGACGAAGAAGGTCACGACGAAGAGGACCGCGGCCAGGATCGTCAGCAGCGACACATTGGTGATCAGACCGCCGATGACACCGGCCACGTCGGAGACGAAGAACCAGTGATGCTTCTCGATCGAGTGCAGCCAGCCCGACAGGCCGGGAATCGTCACCGAGGTGATGTCGTCGGCCGGCGGTGACTGCTTGGGGCTGCCGCCCTTGGCCGCCGCCTCACCCGTGTTGAACCAGAGCTTGGCGAAGTAGGTGGTGAACCCGAGCGCCAGGATGTTGATGGCGATACCGGAGATGATGTGGTCGACGCCGAAGGTGACGGTCGCGACGGCGTGCAGCAGCCCGCCGAGCATGCCGCCGACGACCCCGGCCAGCACACCGAGCCAGGGGCTGGTCTGCCAGCCGGCCCAGGCACCGAAGAACGTGCCGAGGATCATCATGCCTTCGAGGCCGATGTTGACCACACCGGCCCGCTCGGCCCACAGGCCGCCGAGACCGGCGAGCCCGATCGGCACAGCCATCGCGAGCGCCGCGCTGATCTGCCCGGCAGAGGTGACGTCCTGCGCGCCGGTGATGGCGCGCACCGCGGACAGCGCGAGCAGCGCGCCCGCGACGATCAGCAGGACGACGGGGAAGGAGAGGCGGGTGCGGCCGCTGCCACCGGAGACCTTGGGGGCCGCGGGCGGCGGGGTGGAAGTCGCCGTGGCGGTCACGCCGACACCTCCTGCTGGTCGGAGTTACGGGCGGCCTGTGCGGCGAGTTCCGCGCCGACCTTGCTCTGCTGGCGCTTGAGTCCGTAGCGGCGGACGACTTCGTACGCGATGACGACGCACAGGACGATGACGCCCTGGATGACGCCGACGATCTCCTTGTCGTACCCCTCGAACTCGAGCTTTCCGGTGCCGCGCTCCAGGAAGCCCCAGAGCAGCGCGCCGAGCGCGATGCCGACGGGGTGGTTGCGGCCGAGGAGGGCGATGGCGATGCCGGTGAAGCCGATACCGATGGGGAAGTCGCCGCTGTACTCGTAGCTGTCGTTGAGCAGCGTCGGCATGCCGATGAGGCCGGCCACCGCGCCGGAGATCAGCATCGAGGTGACGACCATCTTCTTGACGTCGACACCGCTGGCCTCGGCCGCGGAGCCGGACTGGCCGACGGTACGCAGATCGAAGCCGAACCGGGTGCGCGAGAGCGTGAACCAGTAGGCGATGCCCGCGACGATCGCGACCACGATGAAGCCCCAGACGGGCGTCGGGGTGGTCGGGAACTCGAAGAAGTGCGAGGACTCCGGGAGCGGGTTGGTGGAGATCTTCGTGCCGGCCTCGTCGAGGTGACCGAGGCGGCCCTGCTGGAGCAGGTAGCCGATGACGGCGGTCGCGATGGCGTTCAGCATGATCGTCGAGACGACCTCGCTGACGCCCCGGGTGACCTTGAGGACACCGGCGATCCCGGCCCACATCGCGCCGACGATCATCGCGGTGAGGATGATCAGCGGGATCTGGAGGGCGCCCGGCAGGGTCAGCGCGCCACCGACGGCGGCGGCGAAGAAGGCGGCGAGGCGGTACTGGCCGTCGACGCCGATGTTGAAGAGGTTCATCCGGAAGCCGACGGCAACCGCGAGACCTGCGAGGTAGTACGTCGTCGCCTTGTTGAGGATGTAGACCTGGCTGTCCGACTTCACCCCGTAGTCGAACATGATGCCGAACGCGCTGAACGGTTCCTTGCCGGTGGCGGCCAGCACGAGGGCGGTCACCAGGAACGCGACCACGATCGCGAGTACGGGGGCCGCGATCCCCAGGAGCAGCCGCTCCTTGTCGAACTTCTTCATCGGTCCTCTCCCCCGTTCCGGGGGTCGGTGTCGGCGGAGTCCGGACGGGACTCCGCATCCGTACCGGACTCGGTCGGCGCCTCGAGATGGCCGCTGGCCGCTCCCGTCATCGCCGAGCCGAGCTCTTCCGGGGTGATGGTCGCCGGGTCGGCGTCCGCGACCAGCCGGCCGCGGTACATGACACGCAGGGTGTCGGAGAGCCCGATCAGCTCGTCCAGGTCGGCGGAGATCAGCAGCACCGCCAGGCCCTCGCGACGCGCCTCGCGGATCTGGTCCCAGATCTGCGCCTGCGCGCCGACGTCCACGCCCCGGGTGGGGTGCGCGGCGATCAGCAGCTTCGGGGAGTGGCTCATCTCGCGGCCGACGATCAGCTTCTGCTGGTTGCCGCCGGAGAGCGAGGCCGCTGTGACCTCGATGCCGGGGGTGCGGACGTCGTACTCGCGCACGATCCGCTCGGTGTCCGCGCGGGCCGCCTTGAGGTCGAGGAACGCGCCCTTGCTGTTGGGCCGCTCGGTGACATGACCGAGGATGCGGTTCTCCCAGAGCGGGGCCTCCAGCAGCAGTCCGTGCCGGTGGCGGTCCTCCGGGATGACCGCCATGCCGTCCTCCCGGCGCTTGCGCGTCGGGGTTCGGGAGATGTCGGCGCCGTCCAGGGTGAGCACGCCGTGGTCGAGGGCGCGCATGCCCATGATGGCGTCGACCAGTTCGGACTGGCCGTTGCCCTCGACGCCCGCGATGCCGAGGACCTCGCCCTTGTGGATGGTGAAGGTGATGCCGTCGAGCACGGCACGCACCACCCCGTCCGGGTCGGTCGCGGTCAGTCGCAGGTCGTCGACGGTGAGCATCGGCGTGTCGGTGACGGTCGACTCGCGGGTCTCCGGCGACGGCAGCTCGCTGCCGACCATCAGCTCGGCGAGCTGCTTGGTCGTGGTGTTCGCCGGGTCGGCGGTGCCCACCGTCGTACCGCGCCGGATCACCGTGATCTCGTCGGCGACGGAGAGGACCTCGCCGAGCTTGTGCGAGATGAAGATGACGGTCAGGCCTTCGGCCTTGAGCTCGCGCAGGTTGTCGAAGAGTCCGTCGACCTCCTGCGGCACGAGGACGGCGGTCGGCTCGTCGAGGATCAGCGTGCGGGCACCGCGGTAGAGGACCTTGAGGATCTCCACGCGCTGGCGGTCGGCGACGCCGAGGTCCTCGACCATGGCGTCCGGACGGACGCCGAGGCCGTACGCGTCGGAGATCTCCTTGATCCTGGCGCGGGCCCGGTCGCCGATCCCGAACAGCTTCTCGGAGCCGAGGACGACGTTCTCCAGGACGGTCAGATAGTCGGCGAGCATGAAGTGCTGGTGCACCATGCCGATGCCGCGTGCGATGGCGTCGCCGGGGTTGTGGAACGAGACCTGCTCGCCGTCCACCGCGATGGTGCCCTCGTCCGGCTTCTGCATGCCGTACAGGATCTTCATCAGAGTGGACTTGCCGGCGCCGTTCTCGCCGACAAGAGCGTGGACGGTGCCGCGGCGCACGGTGATGTCGATGTCGTGGTTGGCCACGACCCCGGGGAACCGCTTGGTGATGCCGCGGAGCTCCACGGCATGGGGACTGCTGGACGCGTTGATGACGCACTCTCCTTGGCAGGAGCGGAGGGCGGAGGCGGTGGAGGCGGTGGGGGCGAAAAAAGGTACCGCGCCCGGCGGACGCTACGCGCGTAGCGCCACCGAATCGTTGGCCACCCGGTAACAGGTGGCGGACGGTGTGCGTACGGCTACGGAGACGTGCTGCCGAAGACCGTACGCGAAATCGGGGCCCGGGCGAGCAACCGAAGCAGCTCCCCCCGGGCCCCGATCGACGGGACGGATCAGGTCGTGGTCTTGACCGTGATCGTGCCGTCGACGATCTTCTTCTTCGCCTCGTCGAGCTTGGCCTGGATGTCCGCGAGGTGGTCACCCGTGGTGGTCAGCGAGACGCCGCCCTTGGCCAGGGAGTACGTCTGGACGCCGGTGAGCGGCTTGCCGTCCTTGACCGACTTGATCAGGTCGTAGACACCGGCGTCGACGTTCTTGACGACCGAGGTCAGGATCGTGTCCTTGTACTTCGACAGCGCCGGGTCCAGGGCCTGGTCGGAGTCGACACCGATGGACCAGGCACCCTTCTGGCTCGCGACGGCCTCGATCGCACCGGCACCGGAACCGCCCGCGGCCGCGAAGATGACGTCCGCACCCTTGTCGAGCATGCCCTTGGCAGCGGCCTCGCCCTTGTCGGGGCTGCCGAAGCCGGACAGGTCCGAACCGGTGGACAGGTACTGGATCTGCACCTTGGCCTTCGGGTTCGTGTCCAGGACACCCTGCTGGAAGCCCGCGGCGAACTTCTTGATCAGCGGAAGGTCCACACCGCCGATGAAGCCGACCTGGCCGTCCTTCGACTTCAGCGCCGCCGCGACACCGGCGAGGTACGAGCCCTGCTCCTCGGTGAAGACGATGGAGGCGACGTTCTTGGCGTCGGAGACCGAGTCGACCAGACCGAAGTTGACCTTCGGGTACTTCGGGGCGATCTTGTCGACCGCGTCCTTGTACGCGAAGCCGATCGCGATGACGGGGTTGTAGCCACCCTCGGCGAGCGACTGCAGGCGCTGCTCGCGGTCGGCCGGGGTCTCACCGTTCTTGGCGGTGAGCTCCTTCGTCTGGGCCTTGAACTCGGCCTTGGCCTTGTCCAGGCCGCGAGCGGCGGAGTCGTTGAACGAGTTGTCGCCACGGCCGCCCACGTCGTAGGCCATGCCGATCTTCATCTGGCCCTTGTCGGAGCTGGTGCTCTCGTCGGACGACTCGCCACACGCGGTGGCGGTGAGCGCGAGTGCCGCGGTGACGGCACACGCGGCGGTGATCTTGGATACCCGGCGCAAGGGAAGGCTCCTTCAAACCTGACCGAAGCGCCTCTTCCGGCGCTGGTTTCGCCGCGATCGTAACGCGCGTAGATGTCAGATAAAGCCCTGTACGGAAGCCGTTATCGGATCGTCGCGAACCGGCGGTGACCTGTCCGGTTACGAGCGGTTACCGTCGAGCAAAGCTGCGGCGGTGAACAGCTCCACGCCAACAGTGATCGCCTCCTCGTCCGCATCGAAGTCTCCGCGGTGCAGGTCAAGGCGCCGGGTGTCTCCGGGCGTCCGCACGCCGAGCCGTGCCATGGCCCCCGGAACGTGCTCCAGATACCAGGAGAAGTCCTCCCCGCCGAGGCTCTGCTCGGTGTCCTCGATCGCATACGATCCGCGGCGCCCGGTCATGGCGGCGGCCAGCAGCTCGGTCGTCCCCAGGTCGTTCACGACCGGCGGGACCCCACGGACGTAGTTGATCACGGACTTGGCCCGGTACATTCCGGCCACCTCGTCGATGGCGGCATGGACCAGATCCGGCGCCTCCCGCCACGCGGCCAGATCCAGGCAGCGGACCGTCCCGGACAGTTCGGCGTGCTGCGGGATCACATTGCACGCGTGCCCGGCCACCAGTCGCCCCCAGGTGACCGCGAGCCCCCAGCGGGCGTCGACCCGGCGGGCGAGCAGCGCAGGCACCTCGGTGGCCACCTTCGCGGCGGCGGTGACCAGGTCGGTGGTCAGATGCGGACGGGCGGTGTGACCGCCGGGTCCGTCCAGGGTGACCTCCAGACGGTCGCAGGCCGAGGTGATCGGTCCGGCCCGCAGCCCGATCCTCCCCACATCGACCCTCGGGTCGCAGTGCACCCCGATGATCCGCCCGACGCCCTCCAGCACCCCGGCCTCGATGGCATCGGCCGCCCCACCGGGCAGCACCTCCTCGGCGGGCTGGAAGATCAGCCGCACGGGGTGCGGCAGCAGCCCCTGCCGGTCGAGCTCGGCGAGGACGAGCCCGGCACCGAGGACGGTCGTGGTGTGAATATCGTGCCCACAGGCATGAGCCCGGTCCGGGACGGTGGAGCGGTAGGGAACGCCGGTCTTGGTGTCCGGAATGGGCAGGGCGTCGATGTCCGCGCGCAGGGCGAGCATGGGCCGCGTGTCGCCCGCCCGCCGGTCATCGCCCTCGTCCGAGCTCCGCGCCCCTCCCGATGTGCCCACGTCGCAGATCAGCCCGGTTCCGGTGGAGAGCACCCGGGGTTCGAGCCCGGCCTTCTCCAGCCGGGCCTTGATGGCCGCGGTGGTACGGAACTCCTGGTTGCCGAGCTCGGGGTGCATGTGCAGATCGCGCCGGAAGGCGATCAGCTCTGCCCGCAGGGGTTCGGGCAGCGTGCCGGGCAGGGAGGCGTCCTCGGGCAGCTCGGGATCGGACTCGCGGGACATCAAGTGGTTCACCTGGTGAAGGGTAGGCCCCCTGCCCCCTCAACTGACCACAGATCAACAAAAGTTCAGCCGCATAGAGGAACAAAATACGGCGTCGGAGCGTGTGCCGTGAGATGGAGGTGGGTAAACTCACCCGTTTCCCCCGAAGGCGTGCGCCGCGACCCGCCGGTCGGTCCGGACTCCACACGGCTTACGCTGCGTCGCCGGCCCGCTCGGTTCGAGTGTGTCGTACAAGGGAGCGGTCCCGGGGCGGGGCCGCGGGACGAGGGGGGCCTCGACGATGCTCGACACCTTGGACCGGAGCGTCCAGCCGTGCCCGGAGTGCGGAACAGAGATCCGGACGGACCCCAGGTTCGTCGTGTGGTGCGCCGCCTGCGACTGGAACATGGATCCGGGAGAGCCCGAGGAGACCCCTGGGCGGCTGGAGCGGCTGCGGCGCAGGCTGGCCCGGCAGCACGGGGAGAAGCTGCTCGCCGAGGTGACGGCCGGTGAGACACTGCGGCCCCGACGCGATGGCGCCAGTGTCCTGGCGTACACCATCGCGCTGGCCGTCCACGGCGTTACGGCCGCTCTGGTCGTCACCGGAATCCTGCTGGTGATACTCGGCTGGGGCAGCGCGCTGCCCCTGATGGGCGCGGTTCTCCTGGGCATCGCCTGGCCCCTGCGAC harbors:
- a CDS encoding STAS domain-containing protein; protein product: MTPKALVIAGRVTGPDVPALCAELESLLYDPEGGVRDPDAGVDCDLGGVVQADLVLVEAIARLGLVARRAGGRRLRLRNVPPELRNLLELVGLADVVNVEGRCGD
- a CDS encoding Uma2 family endonuclease codes for the protein MGALTVDPAPGSGHGWDDLVRIWEETDAPEGCKVEIIEGIVTVSPPPSKDHNLTAALLQRRLYSVIPEDWEIFQTLAVSVPGRAGLYIPDLVVLPRAVATGPGNRVPAEEARLVVEITSRDNANHDRIGKAHGYAKAGVELFLLLDPWHSGRPTATLYGEPGDGTYRVLDAVEYGEKLTLPEPFRLDLDTGIFPVS
- a CDS encoding thymidine phosphorylase, which produces MDAISVIRTKRDRGELTPEQIDWVIDAYTRGEVADEQMSALAMAILLNGMNRTEIARWTAAMIASGERMNFDSLSRPTTDKHSTGGVGDKITLPLAPLVAACGAAVPQLSGRGLGHTGGTLDKLESIPGWRAHLSNAEMLDVLDTTGAVICAAGDGLAPADKKLYALRDVTGTVEAIPLIASSIMSKKIAEGTGALVLDVKVGSGAFMKTIEDARELASTMVALGTDSGVRTVALLTDMATPLGLTAGNALEVRESVEVLAGGGPKDVIDLTLALAREMLDAAGLKDADPEKALADGSAMDVWRRMISAQGGDPDATLPVAREQHVVAAHTSGVLTRLDAYDIGVAAWRLGAGRARKEDPVQAGAGIEMHAKPGDTVTKGQRLLTLHTDTPEKFEYALKALPGSFDIAPAGTEFTATPVVRERIA
- a CDS encoding cytidine deaminase; the protein is MTAAADVDWDALRVAARDAMSRAYAPYSGYPVGVAARVDDGRTVVGCNVENASYGLSLCAECGLVSQLNATGGGRLTHFTCVDGAGEILVPCGRCRQLLYEFGGPELVLETPDGLRTLDEMLPQAFGPDHLK
- a CDS encoding ABC transporter permease yields the protein MTATATSTPPPAAPKVSGGSGRTRLSFPVVLLIVAGALLALSAVRAITGAQDVTSAGQISAALAMAVPIGLAGLGGLWAERAGVVNIGLEGMMILGTFFGAWAGWQTSPWLGVLAGVVGGMLGGLLHAVATVTFGVDHIISGIAINILALGFTTYFAKLWFNTGEAAAKGGSPKQSPPADDITSVTIPGLSGWLHSIEKHHWFFVSDVAGVIGGLITNVSLLTILAAVLFVVTFFVLWKTSFGLRLRSCGENPVAAESLGVNVYRYKYIAVIISGGMAGLGGAFLSLVTSHIYNEGQTGGRGYIGLAAMIFGNWRPGGLAMGAGLFGFADALQLRNGGESVHALLLLLFVVLAALAALKLYRKSFVQGVASAVVAAAVLVWYLATDTVPTEFVSATPYIVTLLVLSLSAQRLRMPKADGMRYRKGQGK
- a CDS encoding ABC transporter permease — its product is MKKFDKERLLLGIAAPVLAIVVAFLVTALVLAATGKEPFSAFGIMFDYGVKSDSQVYILNKATTYYLAGLAVAVGFRMNLFNIGVDGQYRLAAFFAAAVGGALTLPGALQIPLIILTAMIVGAMWAGIAGVLKVTRGVSEVVSTIMLNAIATAVIGYLLQQGRLGHLDEAGTKISTNPLPESSHFFEFPTTPTPVWGFIVVAIVAGIAYWFTLSRTRFGFDLRTVGQSGSAAEASGVDVKKMVVTSMLISGAVAGLIGMPTLLNDSYEYSGDFPIGIGFTGIAIALLGRNHPVGIALGALLWGFLERGTGKLEFEGYDKEIVGVIQGVIVLCVVIAYEVVRRYGLKRQQSKVGAELAAQAARNSDQQEVSA
- a CDS encoding ABC transporter ATP-binding protein translates to MELRGITKRFPGVVANHDIDITVRRGTVHALVGENGAGKSTLMKILYGMQKPDEGTIAVDGEQVSFHNPGDAIARGIGMVHQHFMLADYLTVLENVVLGSEKLFGIGDRARARIKEISDAYGLGVRPDAMVEDLGVADRQRVEILKVLYRGARTLILDEPTAVLVPQEVDGLFDNLRELKAEGLTVIFISHKLGEVLSVADEITVIRRGTTVGTADPANTTTKQLAELMVGSELPSPETRESTVTDTPMLTVDDLRLTATDPDGVVRAVLDGITFTIHKGEVLGIAGVEGNGQSELVDAIMGMRALDHGVLTLDGADISRTPTRKRREDGMAVIPEDRHRHGLLLEAPLWENRILGHVTERPNSKGAFLDLKAARADTERIVREYDVRTPGIEVTAASLSGGNQQKLIVGREMSHSPKLLIAAHPTRGVDVGAQAQIWDQIREARREGLAVLLISADLDELIGLSDTLRVMYRGRLVADADPATITPEELGSAMTGAASGHLEAPTESGTDAESRPDSADTDPRNGGEDR
- a CDS encoding BMP family lipoprotein → MRRVSKITAACAVTAALALTATACGESSDESTSSDKGQMKIGMAYDVGGRGDNSFNDSAARGLDKAKAEFKAQTKELTAKNGETPADREQRLQSLAEGGYNPVIAIGFAYKDAVDKIAPKYPKVNFGLVDSVSDAKNVASIVFTEEQGSYLAGVAAALKSKDGQVGFIGGVDLPLIKKFAAGFQQGVLDTNPKAKVQIQYLSTGSDLSGFGSPDKGEAAAKGMLDKGADVIFAAAGGSGAGAIEAVASQKGAWSIGVDSDQALDPALSKYKDTILTSVVKNVDAGVYDLIKSVKDGKPLTGVQTYSLAKGGVSLTTTGDHLADIQAKLDEAKKKIVDGTITVKTTT
- a CDS encoding amidohydrolase, with the protein product MSRESDPELPEDASLPGTLPEPLRAELIAFRRDLHMHPELGNQEFRTTAAIKARLEKAGLEPRVLSTGTGLICDVGTSGGARSSDEGDDRRAGDTRPMLALRADIDALPIPDTKTGVPYRSTVPDRAHACGHDIHTTTVLGAGLVLAELDRQGLLPHPVRLIFQPAEEVLPGGAADAIEAGVLEGVGRIIGVHCDPRVDVGRIGLRAGPITSACDRLEVTLDGPGGHTARPHLTTDLVTAAAKVATEVPALLARRVDARWGLAVTWGRLVAGHACNVIPQHAELSGTVRCLDLAAWREAPDLVHAAIDEVAGMYRAKSVINYVRGVPPVVNDLGTTELLAAAMTGRRGSYAIEDTEQSLGGEDFSWYLEHVPGAMARLGVRTPGDTRRLDLHRGDFDADEEAITVGVELFTAAALLDGNRS